Sequence from the Thermocaproicibacter melissae genome:
CCCGCCATATTTGGTAATTGGCGACCGAAAAATTAAAGACTGGAAAACCTTCGGCCATTTGACCTTTGCGGAAGGAATCTGCCAGTCCAGCAACGTCGTCTTTATGCAGGTGGGTCAGAGACTCGGGGCACAACTCCTCTTCAAATACTTTGATGCGTTCGGGTTTACCCAAAAAACGGGAATCGACCTTCCGGGTGAATCGCGAAGCATCTATATTACCGCCGAGAATATGACACCGGTTGACCTTGCGTGCATATCCTTCGGGCAGTCCAACAGTATTACACCAATCCAGATGATTACAGCGGCGTGCGCGGTTGCAAACGGCGGATATCTTGTTCAGCCGCACATCGTCGAAAAGATTATAGACAGCAACGGAAACATCGTCAAAACTGCTGACACGACTCCGAAACGCCAAGTGATTTCTAAAGAAACCTCACAGCGTATGTGCAAAATATTGCAACAAGACGCCAAGACCGGCACCGCGAAGAGCGGATATATTGCCGGTTACCGTGTCTGCGGCAAAACGGGAACTTCCGAAAAGCAAGGCATGGCGAAAGGAGAATATATCGCGTCTTACTGCGGCTTTGCGCCCGCGGAAGATCCGGAAATCGCCATGCTGGTCTTCTATGACCAGCCTCATGGCCCGAACGGATATTACGGCAGTCCGGTTGCCGGCCCGACTTTTCTGGCGACTATGACGCAGGTTTTGCCCTATATCGGTGTTCAGCCGCAGTATACGGAGGAAGAACTTGCAAAACTCGACGGGAAAGCTCCGAATGTTGTCGGCAAAACGGTTGACGCGGCAAAGAATCAAGTGGCTCAGGAAGGCCTCCAAGCCAAAGTCTATGGGGATGGGAATACCGTCGTTTCCCAGATTCCGGAGGCAGGAAAGTCCATACCGAAGAAAGGCACGGTTGTACTGTTTACCGATAAAAACTCTGCCGCACAAACTGTTACGGTTCCCAATCTTGTGAATCTGACCCTTTCCGAAGCGAACCAAAGAGCGGCGGAAGCGGGTTTGAATATTAGCATTGCAGGTGCCGCATTGACCAGCTCAAGCGCAGTCTCGTCCACGCAAAGCATTGCGGAAGGGACGAAGGTGGCTCCGGGCACGGTGATAACCGTGACATTCTCCGAAAAGAATCAGGTGGCCTAATGCGTTGACGCAGGGAGAAGCAGTGGTATGATTAAGATGAAACAAGCGAAAAAAATCATTGCTGTATCGAATGGCGCTGAACGGGCAACATATTTTCTGGGAAAGATACTGAAAAGGAACATAAATGACGTCACTGTTATTGATGTACACAAAGCCGAGGAGCGGGGAGATACGGTGGCGGTTCTCCTTGCTCCGGAACCTCAGGAAATCCCGCTGCCTGCGCTGTTTTCGGTGTGCGTAACGAAATTTGAGCCGGAAAAGCCGAAACCCCTCGGCTTCCGGAGCGTGTTTACTTATTCAACCCGTTGGGACGGAGCGGATTTCACTGCGAGAAATATCCGCACTCTTCCCGATGGAACAACTGTGTTTGAAATGGTTGGAATCGGCATCATTGGCCGAGTGCGCTTGGAACATGCCCAGAAAGGAGACGTGGAAGCGTCTTTGGCTGCGGCGGCCGCGGCAATGGCCGCAGGCGTACCGTTTGCCGGAATATTGGATGCCCTGAACGGACCGGATGAAGCTCCGGCCGCTTCGGGCCTCTGAAGTTTATAAAGAATGGAAGAAGATTAGTATGAATTCTGTATTGATTGCAGCAGCGGCATTAATTTCATTCGGCATAACAGCCCTGCTTGGAAAATGGATGATACCGTTCCTTCATAGAATTAATTTCGGTCAGACAATCCGAAGTGAGGGACCGGCATGGCATAAGAAAAAGAGCGGAACCCCGATTATGGGTGGTTTGATGTTCATAATCGGGTCGATTGTCGCTGTCGCAATCTGCGTCCCATTGTATTTCGATCAAAGCGGAGAAAGTCCTTCTGTAATGCTAATGAACGTCAAGATTGTCGGCGGTATGCTGATGGCCTGCGGCTTTGGAGCGATTGGGTTCCTGGACGACTACATCAAGGCCGTAAAAAAGAGAAATTTAGGCCTCAACGTTCGGCAGAAGCTGGTTCTTCAATTCCTTGTTGCGGCAGCATACCTGTATTCACTCTACCGCTTCGGGGCAGGCAGCAGGATGCTTGTTCCGTTTGCCGGCAGTGTCGATTGGGGAATCTGGTACTGGGTTATTTGTTTGCTTGGAATTGTCGGCATGGTCAACGCCGTCAACTTTACCGACGGAATTGACGGACTGAACGCATCAGTTACTTTTTTCGTAAGCCTTACATTCCTCACGATTGCAGGATTTTTGCGCCTTACACCGGTCGGAATATTCGCTGCGGCTGCGGCAGGCGGCTGCCTCGGCTTTCTTATTTGGAATTTCAACCCGGCAAAGGTTTTTATGGGTGACACCGGTTCGCTGTTCCTCGGCGGCATTGTGTGCGCGCTCGGCTTCGCTTTAAATCTGCCGATCTTGATTCTTCTGGCAGGCATTGTTTACTTGGCCGAAATTCTCTCCGTTGTACTTCAGGTTCTGTACTTTAAGGCCACGCATGGAAAGCGGCTGTTCAAAATGAGCCCGATTCATCACCATTTTGAACTCTGTGGCTGGAGCGAAGTGAAAATCTGCGCTGTGTTCAGCATCGTTACTGTTATTTTCGGTGCAGTATCTGTTCTGCTTGCGGTTTTTGGACTGTAACAGCTTCCGGCTGCTTTATCCGGCGGCGTGCTGTCATACATACCCTTTCCCAAAGGAGTGACGAACATTGACGAATGGAACCGCCGCAGGGAGGCGCGCACCCGTGCGCACCGCCCAGCAGAAAACCGTGCAGCAGAATTCTGTCCGTCCGGTTCGGGTGAAAAAGAAATTTCGTCTTTTCTCCGCGCGGGAAGGAATGGATCTCCCGTTCTTTTTCCTCGTTATGACGTTGCTCGTAATCGGTCTTGTGATGCTGTTTTCGGCAAGCTATGCTTCTGCGGAATATACACAGGGCGACAGCTATTTTTTCATCAAGCGTCAGTTAGTCTTTGCGGTGATTGGCGTCACGGCAATGATCTTGCTTTCTTATTTCGATTATCACCATTTTCATAAGCTGGCCGTTCCCATTTTGCTTATTTCTATTGTGTTTCTCGCCATTGTTTTGGTCATGCCGGCAACAAACGGAGTGCATCGCTGGATTTCTCTCGGGCCGCTCGGGCAGTTTCAGCCGTCAGAAGTTGCGAAGTTTGCCACCATCTTAATGTTTGCACATCTGATTTCCCTCAATTTCAGCAAAATGGATACCTTTCGGCACGGAATTCTTCCATATCTCCTGATTTTGCTGCCCATCTGCCTTTTGCTTGTTAAGGAACCGCATATCTCAGCTACGGTCATAATTATTCTTCTGGCCGGCATCATGCTGTTCATCGGCGGTGTGAAAATGCGCTGGTTTATCGCAGCGTTTGGAGCAATCGGCGCGGCGATTGTCTATCTGGTTGCTTTCTCGCACAAGCTTTCCTACACCAGCACCCGACTTGCGGTTTGGTTGAATCCCTTCTCCACCGAGAGCAAGGAAATCATGGAAAAAACGTGGCAGACCCGTCAATCACTGTATGCGATTGGTTCGGGAGGCCTGCTCGGCGTGGGAATCGGGCAGTCGCGGCAGAAATATCTGTGGCTGCCGGAGCCGGAAAATGACTTCGTCTTTTCCGTGGTCTGCGAGGAACTCGGCTTCATCGGTGCCTTGATTATTATTGCTTTGTTTGTTATGCTTGTGTGGCGCGGCGTTTCCATCTCGCTGCGCGCGAAAGATAAATTCGGTATGCTGCTCGGCGTCGGACTTGTCCTGCAGGTTGGCCTGCAGGCGTTGCTGAACATCGCCGTTGTTACCAACACGGTGCCGAACACCGGCATCAGCCTTCCGTTTTTCAGCTACGGAGGTACCTCGCTTGTCATTCTGCTGTCAGAAATGGGAATTGTTCTTTCGATCTCACGGACGTCATCGGCAGAAAAAACATAATTAGGAGTTTTGCAGTATGAAAGTTCTGTTTGCCGGCGGTGGCACCGCCGGACACATCAACCCGGCACTTGCTGTCGCCGGATATTTACGTGAAAATGAACCGGACACACAGATCCTTTATATCGGCGCAAAGGGAGGCATGGAAGAAAGGCTTGTCCCTGCGGCCGGTTTTGATTTTAGGAGCATCACGGTTGCCGGTTTCCAGAGAAAGCTGAGTTGGAAAAACGTGAAAAGAAATGCCGCAGCGGCAGTACATGTTTTCACGGCCAGCTGGGAAGCGCGCAAGATTATCCGCGAATTCCAGCCGGATATCTGCATCGGCACTGGCGGCTACGTCGCCGGCCCTGTCATTCGGGAAGCTACCAAGATGAAAATTCCTTCCCTGATTCACGAGCAGAACGCATACCCCGGTGTTACCAATAAAATGCTTTCCAAACGCGCAGACCGCACCATGCTTGCGGTAGCCGATGCACAGAAATATCTGGCACCGGAAGCCCGCTGCGTCCTCACCGGCAATCCTGTCAGGCAGGAGATTATCCGCGCAGACCGAAAGAAGGCACGCGAGAAACTCGGCCTCGATGAGCGTCCGGTTATCCTTTCATTCGGCGGAAGTCTCGGTGCAAGAACGATTAACGAAGCCGTAGCAGGTTTAATTGCTTCCAGCGTCAAAACGGGCCGCTTCCAGCATATCCACGCCTATGGTCAGTGGGGAAGATGGTTCCCCGACCTGCTGAAGGAGAAGGGAGTCGATTTGGCTCAGCATCCCGAGCTTGACATCCGTGAGTATATCAACGATATGCCGGACTGCCTCGCTGCTGCCGACCTCGTAATCTGCCGTGCGGGCGCCATTACCCTCAGTGAACTTCAGGCACAGGGTCGCGCCTCCATTTTGATTCCCTCGCCCAATGTCGCGGAAAATCATCAGTATCACAACGCCATGGCTATGGTAAACCGCGGCGCGGCGGCAATCCTTGAGGAAAAGGACCTGACGCCTGAAACGCTTTGCCGCAAAGTGGACGAACTCTTTGCGTCCCCAGACACGATACGAAAGCTCGGCGAAAATGCAAAGAAAATGGCAATTACCGATGCAAATGCACGCATCTGTAAGCTCATAAAGGAAGTGCTTGCCGAGCACTATTGAGGCGTCGTCACCGCAATGCCCCCAAAAGCATAATATAAAAGCAGAATGTGTGGGGGTGTTGGTATGTCAAAATTATTGATACATGGCGCCAAAAAACTCCAAGGTGAAGTTAATATACACGGGGCAAAAAACAGCACATTGCCGCTGATGGCAGCTTCTCTTGTCTGCGGCGGGAAATGCATTCTACATAACTGCCCGTCGCTGTCTGATGTGGACACATCAGAGCGTATTCTGAACCACCTCGGCTGCAGAGTAAAACGGTCTGACGGAGACATCGAAATAGACCCTACTTCAGCGGATGGATACAACATTCCGGACGACCTGATGCGGGAGATGCGTTCCTCTATCATTTTCCTCGGCGCGATTGTTGCGAGAATGGGGAAAGCCATTCTTTCCTACCCGGGCGGATGTGAACTCGGGCCGAGACCCATCGACCTCCACCTCATGGCGCTGCGCCGTATGGGCGTCATCATTAACGAAGATCACGGGAGCCTGAACTGTGTTGTCCCGAATGGCTTGCACGGTGCAGTCATTTCCCTCTCGTTTCCGAGCGTCGGTGCGACG
This genomic interval carries:
- a CDS encoding penicillin-binding transpeptidase domain-containing protein; this encodes MAKGKTVRTWRRTMIILILLVGVGFGAVIFSLVKLQLIQGPELQKRATDQQLKDTTLSAKRGTIYDCNMKELAKSATVWDVILEPAYITDKNRDVIASGLSEILGINKDEIVKRSQKKTYYEILKSKVEEDVRNKILEFKSKNNITSGIRLEENYKRYYPYGKFAATVLGFTGTDNQGLAGVEAEYDSELTGTPGRLVTAQNAVGTDMNFQYEQEVAAKDGDSLVLTIDEVIQHYVEKYLAEGIANNKVQNRGCAIVMNVKTGAILAMAVKGDFDPNNPFVIDDPQKAAEIEAITDPDKKSEAKQKALQEQWRNKCISDVYFPGSVFKMITASAALEEKLVSEDTPFNCPPYLVIGDRKIKDWKTFGHLTFAEGICQSSNVVFMQVGQRLGAQLLFKYFDAFGFTQKTGIDLPGESRSIYITAENMTPVDLACISFGQSNSITPIQMITAACAVANGGYLVQPHIVEKIIDSNGNIVKTADTTPKRQVISKETSQRMCKILQQDAKTGTAKSGYIAGYRVCGKTGTSEKQGMAKGEYIASYCGFAPAEDPEIAMLVFYDQPHGPNGYYGSPVAGPTFLATMTQVLPYIGVQPQYTEEELAKLDGKAPNVVGKTVDAAKNQVAQEGLQAKVYGDGNTVVSQIPEAGKSIPKKGTVVLFTDKNSAAQTVTVPNLVNLTLSEANQRAAEAGLNISIAGAALTSSSAVSSTQSIAEGTKVAPGTVITVTFSEKNQVA
- the mraY gene encoding phospho-N-acetylmuramoyl-pentapeptide-transferase; its protein translation is MNSVLIAAAALISFGITALLGKWMIPFLHRINFGQTIRSEGPAWHKKKSGTPIMGGLMFIIGSIVAVAICVPLYFDQSGESPSVMLMNVKIVGGMLMACGFGAIGFLDDYIKAVKKRNLGLNVRQKLVLQFLVAAAYLYSLYRFGAGSRMLVPFAGSVDWGIWYWVICLLGIVGMVNAVNFTDGIDGLNASVTFFVSLTFLTIAGFLRLTPVGIFAAAAAGGCLGFLIWNFNPAKVFMGDTGSLFLGGIVCALGFALNLPILILLAGIVYLAEILSVVLQVLYFKATHGKRLFKMSPIHHHFELCGWSEVKICAVFSIVTVIFGAVSVLLAVFGL
- the ftsW gene encoding putative lipid II flippase FtsW; translated protein: MTNGTAAGRRAPVRTAQQKTVQQNSVRPVRVKKKFRLFSAREGMDLPFFFLVMTLLVIGLVMLFSASYASAEYTQGDSYFFIKRQLVFAVIGVTAMILLSYFDYHHFHKLAVPILLISIVFLAIVLVMPATNGVHRWISLGPLGQFQPSEVAKFATILMFAHLISLNFSKMDTFRHGILPYLLILLPICLLLVKEPHISATVIIILLAGIMLFIGGVKMRWFIAAFGAIGAAIVYLVAFSHKLSYTSTRLAVWLNPFSTESKEIMEKTWQTRQSLYAIGSGGLLGVGIGQSRQKYLWLPEPENDFVFSVVCEELGFIGALIIIALFVMLVWRGVSISLRAKDKFGMLLGVGLVLQVGLQALLNIAVVTNTVPNTGISLPFFSYGGTSLVILLSEMGIVLSISRTSSAEKT
- the murG gene encoding undecaprenyldiphospho-muramoylpentapeptide beta-N-acetylglucosaminyltransferase, translated to MKVLFAGGGTAGHINPALAVAGYLRENEPDTQILYIGAKGGMEERLVPAAGFDFRSITVAGFQRKLSWKNVKRNAAAAVHVFTASWEARKIIREFQPDICIGTGGYVAGPVIREATKMKIPSLIHEQNAYPGVTNKMLSKRADRTMLAVADAQKYLAPEARCVLTGNPVRQEIIRADRKKAREKLGLDERPVILSFGGSLGARTINEAVAGLIASSVKTGRFQHIHAYGQWGRWFPDLLKEKGVDLAQHPELDIREYINDMPDCLAAADLVICRAGAITLSELQAQGRASILIPSPNVAENHQYHNAMAMVNRGAAAILEEKDLTPETLCRKVDELFASPDTIRKLGENAKKMAITDANARICKLIKEVLAEHY